The Marinilongibacter aquaticus genome has a window encoding:
- a CDS encoding NAD(P)H-dependent oxidoreductase gives MPKKKILIINGHPDEESFNFALSQAYKKGAEKSEAEIREINIRELDFNPNLQFGYRKRTTLEPDLLEAQENLKWAEHIVWVYPVWWGSVPAIMKGFLDRVLLPGFAFKKKENSLWWDKYFNGKTSRLICTMDQPTWYYKLFYGAPSHKAMKKLTMQFIGVKSVKITAIGPIRLSKDEFRGNWLKKIETLGERNK, from the coding sequence ATGCCCAAAAAGAAAATCCTCATTATCAATGGACACCCCGACGAAGAAAGCTTCAACTTCGCACTTTCCCAAGCCTATAAAAAAGGAGCAGAAAAGTCTGAAGCGGAAATAAGAGAAATCAACATTCGGGAGCTCGATTTCAACCCCAACCTTCAGTTTGGATACAGAAAACGAACTACACTCGAACCCGACTTGCTTGAGGCTCAAGAAAATTTAAAATGGGCCGAACACATCGTATGGGTTTATCCGGTGTGGTGGGGATCGGTTCCCGCAATTATGAAGGGCTTTTTAGACCGCGTTTTACTGCCCGGGTTTGCATTCAAGAAAAAAGAAAACTCTTTGTGGTGGGACAAATATTTTAATGGAAAGACGTCAAGACTGATCTGCACAATGGACCAGCCCACTTGGTATTACAAACTGTTTTATGGTGCACCCAGCCACAAAGCAATGAAAAAACTTACCATGCAGTTTATCGGTGTAAAATCGGTGAAGATTACGGCAATTGGGCCAATTCGCCTATCCAAAGACGAGTTCCGTGGAAACTGGCTCAAGAAAATCGAGACCTTGGGAGAGCGGAATAAATAG
- a CDS encoding SusC/RagA family TonB-linked outer membrane protein → MRKNYKRIFSVWPAKGQLAVLALLGCLLCVHTQADGKEKHDSATIEFLKDKLSVKISGKVLDEKGEPLPGATVLEKGTSNGTQSDVEGNFSLEVSNTQAVLVVSYLGFRDKEVEVGNQSILNITLSEDLANLDEVVVIGYGTARRKDITGAVASIKPDEALKTPSNNFIHSLQGRAAGVNIKSSDNAPGGGIRVRIRGTSSIGSGSQPLYVVDGFPLPVGLNDANPLNSLSDSDIESIDILKDASATAIYGAQGANGVVIITTKKGRQGKAKVELNYSAAVQTVRKKLDLANAEELAILTNEWAANNNQAPIYDGVNRPLPSELGEGTDWQDQIFRTALTHRYNVSISGGDKKATYMVAADYLDQDGIIIESNFKRAGLKFNFEQRLGKRLRVGVNMNANRSVNHAVPTNGTGFQDDSPLWNAQTTTPVIPVRDENGNFLHNHDESVKVLENPVAIATTRKNLTGTTRVLTSTFLEYELIQNLKLRANFGADIFHSKNDMYIPTTAQTQALPNKGVASITGIDNTSLLAEYLLSYNKQFGDDHRLGLTLGHTVQTSKNEYLWAGSNDFINDVLEYNNLGAGSDPRPAASNVAEFGLLSYLGRLSYAYKDKYSLTGTLRRDGSSRFGKNNKWGWFPSLGAAWTLSEEKFIKDLGVFSYLKLRGSIGLAGNANIGNYRSIRLFGPLTTYVTGAPVVGFVQSFKDNPDLKWETTKQVNGAVEFGFFENALNFTAEYYVKTTRDLLLDRPIPNQTGFGSITDNIGSVENRGFEFTLGLNKSFGNFRWNSNFNISFNKSKVLELQDGTKRLLVGIGQGESAWGESITRIGDEIGLFYGYRFEGIWDSEEEILAAGSTVGGVNRPGLPQYADLNGDGFRRDDADREVIGNPNPDFIYGFSNDFSYKNFTLSVFINGSYGNDIADMNGIGLLAQPQKHNVYKRVFDERWTGPGTSTTIEAPLTNAGEWKNFSSRDVQDGSYLRFKTINLSYDIPLEKINRSNWIGSARVFLAGDNLITLTKYTGYDPEVDLYSTSNIQSGVDNGGYPMSKGVRFGVKLGF, encoded by the coding sequence ATGAGAAAAAATTACAAAAGGATATTTTCTGTATGGCCTGCAAAGGGGCAGCTTGCTGTTCTTGCCTTGCTGGGCTGTCTGCTTTGTGTACATACCCAAGCAGACGGCAAAGAAAAGCACGACTCCGCCACTATTGAATTTCTAAAAGATAAGCTTAGTGTAAAGATCAGCGGTAAGGTGCTTGATGAAAAAGGGGAGCCTCTGCCAGGGGCTACGGTGTTGGAAAAGGGTACATCGAATGGTACGCAGTCTGATGTCGAGGGTAATTTTTCCCTTGAAGTGTCGAACACCCAAGCTGTGTTGGTGGTGTCTTATTTGGGCTTTCGCGACAAAGAGGTTGAGGTTGGAAATCAAAGTATTTTAAACATCACTTTATCTGAGGATTTGGCCAATCTGGATGAAGTTGTGGTGATTGGTTATGGTACGGCCAGAAGAAAAGATATTACCGGAGCGGTTGCGTCTATAAAGCCCGATGAGGCTTTGAAAACGCCTTCGAACAATTTCATACATTCATTGCAAGGCCGAGCGGCTGGCGTGAACATCAAATCGTCGGATAATGCTCCCGGTGGCGGTATTCGTGTGCGAATTCGGGGTACCAGTTCGATCGGTTCGGGAAGCCAGCCCCTGTACGTAGTGGACGGCTTTCCTTTGCCTGTGGGTTTGAACGATGCCAATCCTTTGAACTCCTTGAGCGATAGCGATATCGAGTCGATTGATATTTTGAAGGATGCTTCGGCTACGGCCATTTATGGAGCACAGGGGGCCAATGGGGTAGTGATCATCACCACCAAAAAAGGAAGACAGGGAAAAGCCAAAGTCGAACTCAATTATTCTGCGGCGGTGCAGACGGTCAGAAAAAAACTGGATTTGGCCAATGCCGAAGAACTGGCCATTTTGACCAACGAATGGGCAGCCAATAATAATCAAGCTCCGATTTATGATGGCGTCAATAGGCCCTTGCCATCTGAATTGGGCGAAGGAACCGATTGGCAGGATCAAATTTTCAGAACGGCACTGACCCACCGGTATAATGTATCGATTAGCGGAGGCGACAAGAAGGCCACGTACATGGTTGCCGCTGATTATTTGGATCAAGACGGAATCATAATCGAGTCGAATTTTAAGCGTGCCGGATTGAAATTCAACTTTGAACAAAGGCTGGGCAAACGCTTGAGAGTGGGTGTGAACATGAACGCCAACCGTTCTGTCAATCATGCGGTTCCAACCAATGGTACGGGGTTTCAGGATGATTCGCCTTTATGGAATGCACAGACCACTACGCCGGTTATCCCCGTAAGAGATGAGAATGGCAACTTCTTGCACAATCACGACGAGTCGGTAAAAGTGTTGGAAAATCCTGTAGCTATTGCCACTACAAGAAAAAACTTGACAGGCACAACACGTGTATTGACGTCCACTTTTTTGGAATACGAATTGATCCAGAATTTGAAGCTTAGAGCGAATTTCGGTGCAGACATTTTTCATTCGAAAAACGACATGTACATTCCTACAACTGCACAAACCCAGGCACTTCCCAATAAAGGTGTGGCCAGTATCACGGGCATAGACAACACAAGTTTGTTGGCGGAATACCTCTTGAGTTACAACAAGCAATTTGGAGATGACCACAGATTGGGACTTACTCTCGGGCATACCGTGCAAACAAGCAAGAACGAATACTTGTGGGCTGGCTCAAACGACTTCATCAACGATGTATTGGAGTACAACAACTTGGGAGCAGGCTCTGACCCCAGACCCGCAGCTAGCAATGTGGCAGAATTTGGTTTATTGTCTTATTTGGGTCGATTATCGTATGCATATAAAGACAAATACAGTTTGACGGGTACGCTCAGAAGAGATGGTTCTTCTCGATTCGGGAAAAACAACAAATGGGGTTGGTTCCCGTCTTTGGGAGCAGCATGGACACTTTCTGAAGAAAAATTCATCAAAGATTTGGGCGTATTCAGCTATTTGAAACTTCGCGGAAGCATTGGTTTGGCGGGGAACGCGAACATCGGGAATTACAGATCCATTCGTCTTTTCGGCCCACTCACTACTTATGTAACGGGTGCCCCGGTTGTAGGTTTTGTGCAATCGTTTAAGGATAATCCAGATTTGAAATGGGAGACGACTAAACAAGTGAACGGTGCCGTAGAATTTGGCTTCTTCGAGAATGCATTGAATTTCACTGCCGAATACTACGTCAAAACCACCAGAGATTTGTTGCTCGATCGCCCGATTCCCAACCAAACGGGTTTTGGAAGCATCACCGACAATATCGGAAGTGTCGAAAACCGAGGGTTTGAGTTCACATTGGGCCTCAACAAGTCTTTTGGCAATTTCAGATGGAATTCGAATTTCAACATTTCATTCAACAAGAGTAAAGTATTGGAATTGCAGGATGGCACAAAGCGATTGCTGGTGGGCATTGGCCAAGGGGAATCGGCATGGGGAGAATCCATTACCCGAATCGGAGACGAAATCGGCCTCTTTTACGGATACAGGTTTGAAGGTATTTGGGATTCGGAAGAAGAAATCTTGGCTGCGGGCAGTACAGTTGGTGGCGTAAACAGGCCTGGCTTGCCGCAATATGCCGATTTGAATGGCGATGGTTTCAGAAGAGATGACGCAGACAGAGAGGTTATCGGTAATCCCAATCCCGATTTCATTTATGGATTTTCCAATGACTTTTCATACAAAAACTTCACGCTTTCTGTATTCATAAACGGAAGCTACGGAAACGATATCGCAGACATGAACGGTATCGGCTTGTTGGCCCAGCCGCAAAAGCACAATGTGTACAAGCGTGTTTTCGATGAAAGATGGACAGGCCCCGGTACGAGCACCACAATCGAGGCTCCGTTGACCAACGCTGGGGAGTGGAAAAACTTCAGCTCTCGTGATGTGCAAGATGGCTCGTATCTGCGTTTCAAGACGATCAATCTATCCTATGACATTCCTTTGGAAAAAATAAACAGATCCAATTGGATTGGCAGTGCTCGGGTTTTCTTGGCGGGTGATAACCTGATTACCCTTACAAAGTATACAGGATATGACCCCGAAGTCGATTTGTATTCGACAAGCAATATCCAATCGGGTGTTGATAATGGAGGATATCCAATGTCTAAAGGTGTGAGGTTTGGTGTTAAACTAGGATTTTAA
- a CDS encoding alpha-L-fucosidase yields the protein MKDRKFTQKTNTMPKNLHLKKMVPFTVAAILFSQSLLAQKEEMNRMWGAQNTQAQTLVEGKEKLFDEGNFGMFIHWGLYSKLAGKWKGKTYYGIGEWIMNPRMANIPPKEYATVAANFNPIDFNAQQIAKLAKDAGMKYIIITSKHHDGFAMFDSKVDDFNIVDATPFARDPMKELSQACHENGLGFGFYYSHNQDWSYPGGTGGPDFDEEGQPVTFDSYFYKKCLPQVKEICTQYGDIDFIWFDTPGDMKKELVFELADMVRDLQPNAMLCSRVGYGLGDYVSKGDMEVPVRNIEGLWETCDTNNDSWSYAWYDNNFKSPEEIINRLVSTVARGGTYLFNVGPDGNGKIPEIGADFLREAGRWIQKYPQVVYGAGSSPWGTALAWGDITTKDSSLYLTVFDWPKDGQLYLPGLKSQIKSAQLLNGKHNDSLSFQQFENWTVVEVPKVASDTLASVIELQMEVDANDILVDKDLGVYPNVSTELPMDLAKVQNVKRETISWMEKFGEWKHANQVSHWRPKGKASWQVNVEKAGYYYLDICYKGNDRLVWKVTTDEGISMQNQQAATEKYNYYNMGIVEFKSPGKKTISVELIDGDSDTSSLKSVLIKPVF from the coding sequence ATGAAAGACCGAAAATTCACTCAAAAGACCAATACCATGCCCAAAAACCTACACTTAAAGAAAATGGTGCCCTTCACAGTGGCCGCTATTTTATTCTCGCAAAGCCTTCTGGCCCAAAAGGAAGAAATGAATCGTATGTGGGGTGCCCAAAACACCCAAGCCCAAACTTTAGTAGAAGGAAAAGAAAAACTGTTTGACGAAGGCAACTTCGGGATGTTTATCCATTGGGGTTTGTATTCCAAATTGGCTGGGAAATGGAAAGGGAAAACGTATTACGGTATCGGCGAATGGATCATGAACCCGAGAATGGCAAACATTCCGCCCAAAGAATATGCAACCGTTGCGGCCAATTTCAATCCGATTGATTTCAATGCCCAACAGATTGCAAAATTGGCCAAAGACGCAGGTATGAAATACATCATAATCACGAGCAAACACCACGATGGATTTGCGATGTTCGATTCTAAAGTGGATGATTTCAACATTGTGGACGCGACACCTTTTGCCCGTGATCCGATGAAGGAGCTATCGCAAGCTTGCCATGAAAATGGTCTTGGGTTTGGATTTTACTATTCGCACAATCAGGATTGGAGCTATCCGGGCGGCACAGGCGGTCCTGATTTCGATGAAGAGGGCCAGCCCGTCACATTCGATTCATATTTCTACAAAAAATGCCTGCCCCAAGTGAAAGAAATCTGCACGCAATATGGAGATATCGACTTCATTTGGTTCGATACGCCCGGGGACATGAAAAAGGAGTTGGTTTTTGAGTTGGCCGATATGGTGCGAGACTTGCAGCCCAATGCTATGCTTTGCAGTCGAGTTGGTTATGGTTTGGGCGATTATGTGAGCAAGGGCGATATGGAAGTGCCCGTAAGAAATATCGAGGGGCTTTGGGAAACATGCGACACCAACAACGATTCGTGGTCTTATGCGTGGTACGATAACAATTTCAAAAGTCCTGAAGAGATTATCAATCGTCTAGTGTCTACCGTGGCCCGTGGCGGCACATACCTTTTCAATGTAGGGCCCGATGGAAACGGAAAGATACCGGAAATCGGGGCCGACTTTCTGCGAGAAGCTGGGCGTTGGATTCAAAAATATCCCCAAGTGGTATATGGAGCAGGCAGTTCGCCTTGGGGCACGGCATTGGCTTGGGGCGACATCACCACAAAAGACAGCTCTTTGTATCTGACAGTTTTCGATTGGCCCAAAGACGGACAATTGTATCTGCCGGGTTTGAAATCTCAAATCAAATCGGCTCAACTTTTGAATGGAAAACACAACGATTCACTCTCTTTTCAGCAATTTGAAAATTGGACGGTTGTGGAAGTGCCGAAAGTGGCAAGTGATACGCTGGCTTCTGTGATTGAACTGCAAATGGAAGTGGATGCGAACGATATTTTAGTGGATAAGGATTTGGGGGTCTATCCCAATGTGTCCACAGAATTGCCGATGGATCTGGCAAAAGTGCAAAATGTCAAGAGGGAGACGATCAGTTGGATGGAGAAATTTGGTGAATGGAAACACGCCAACCAAGTAAGTCATTGGAGGCCGAAAGGGAAAGCCTCTTGGCAGGTGAATGTAGAAAAGGCGGGCTACTATTATTTGGATATCTGCTACAAAGGAAACGACCGATTGGTCTGGAAAGTAACCACCGATGAGGGGATTAGTATGCAAAATCAACAGGCCGCCACTGAAAAATACAACTACTACAATATGGGTATTGTAGAATTCAAATCGCCGGGCAAGAAAACCATTTCTGTCGAGTTGATAGACGGCGATTCGGATACGTCAAGTTTGAAATCGGTTTTGATCAAACCTGTCTTCTGA
- a CDS encoding endonuclease/exonuclease/phosphatase family protein has translation MVSTLTFLSAFFILLSLMPFSRNQHWVFRAAEFIKFQLLVLQLITFVLVFFYTEGNGFLWYFQAVQFLCIVYHVFVLIKFTPFWKVKPLAISGSGSGKIKLISCNVYQFNSEYGRFINLIKQEKPDIFLTMESHGEWEKAMRVLESDYPNCEKVSLENTYGMHFYTHLKVNSIRTHYFVADDLPSIEAELETQDGYRFIFFGVHPPPPSPTEEENSKERDGDLLSIAKKAKEHTLPVLVAGDFNNVAWARASILFKKTSELIDARIGRGILATFHAKYWFFRIPLDLLFHSPEIYIDDLSVCSPVGSDHLPVACIFHIDTQSEEQKARIDQLEPEEKQEIEVLIQEGKEEESDNRKDY, from the coding sequence ATGGTATCGACCCTGACTTTTCTGTCTGCTTTCTTTATTCTCCTTAGCCTGATGCCCTTTTCGCGAAATCAACATTGGGTTTTTCGGGCGGCGGAATTTATCAAGTTCCAGCTTCTGGTTCTTCAATTAATCACTTTTGTGCTCGTCTTTTTTTATACCGAAGGCAACGGTTTTTTGTGGTATTTTCAGGCTGTGCAGTTTCTGTGTATTGTTTATCATGTGTTTGTCTTGATCAAATTCACGCCATTTTGGAAAGTTAAGCCCTTGGCGATATCCGGTAGCGGTTCGGGAAAAATTAAGCTGATTTCCTGCAATGTGTATCAATTCAATTCGGAATACGGACGGTTCATCAATTTGATAAAACAGGAAAAACCCGATATTTTCTTGACAATGGAGAGCCACGGCGAATGGGAAAAGGCGATGCGGGTTTTGGAAAGCGATTATCCGAATTGCGAAAAAGTAAGCTTGGAAAACACTTATGGCATGCACTTTTATACGCATTTGAAGGTAAACAGCATACGCACACATTATTTTGTGGCCGATGATCTGCCGAGTATTGAGGCCGAGCTGGAAACTCAGGATGGCTACCGTTTTATTTTCTTTGGTGTGCACCCTCCTCCGCCAAGCCCGACGGAAGAGGAGAATTCCAAAGAACGCGACGGCGATTTGCTGAGCATTGCCAAAAAGGCAAAGGAGCACACGCTTCCGGTTTTGGTCGCGGGAGATTTCAACAATGTGGCTTGGGCACGTGCCTCTATATTATTCAAGAAAACAAGCGAACTTATTGATGCCCGAATAGGGCGGGGCATTTTGGCCACCTTTCATGCCAAATATTGGTTTTTCAGAATACCTCTCGACTTGCTGTTTCACAGTCCTGAAATCTACATCGACGATTTGTCCGTGTGCTCTCCGGTAGGTTCTGATCACCTGCCCGTGGCCTGCATTTTCCATATCGATACACAATCGGAAGAACAGAAAGCACGGATCGATCAGCTCGAACCGGAAGAAAAACAAGAGATCGAAGTTTTAATCCAAGAGGGAAAAGAGGAAGAAAGCGACAACCGGAAAGATTATTGA
- a CDS encoding RagB/SusD family nutrient uptake outer membrane protein, whose product MKNIFKIVVALVLLTSCEDVLVENPPSAISAESFLKTESDLRAGLYGAYSNIYAFYDFASSLYGDMLADDMTISPVVPDQLAWDELTYNNNVMSSLWANAYSGIYRANVVISSAEKVDFDASRKAQLIAEAKALRAIYYWNLVRAVGDVPLYESPDFTPEELVAPRAPADEVYALVLSDLAEAAAQLPSTSAPGTFNSNVANALLARIYLYRGDYANALTRAKNVINSGNYALFEDFADAFRPETKNGKEHVFQLQRILGETTSSTPSLMSPREIAANRNTYWSANVPEGNFAPSATFVAEMPNSYRKSITVTDRYQDIDGVSGTIFMDDVYGGNFPYYINKFEYYRDQFVATNYNYSIIRYADVLLMAAEAQNEVDPNNEDKYTWINAIRKRARTDANGVESPSDLPDLVGLSQSEFRNAVLEERRFELAFEGLRAWDLKRRGMFLEKVRAQGVNVEDYKVLFPIPEIQIELNPNLVQNPGYN is encoded by the coding sequence ATGAAAAATATATTCAAAATTGTGGTCGCTTTGGTCTTATTGACCTCTTGCGAAGATGTTTTGGTCGAAAACCCACCGAGTGCGATCAGTGCAGAGAGTTTTCTGAAAACGGAAAGCGATTTAAGGGCGGGCTTGTACGGTGCATACAGCAATATTTACGCTTTTTATGATTTTGCCTCTTCGTTGTATGGCGATATGCTGGCCGATGACATGACGATTTCTCCGGTTGTACCCGATCAATTGGCTTGGGATGAACTAACCTACAACAACAATGTAATGAGCAGTTTGTGGGCCAATGCGTATAGTGGTATTTACAGGGCCAATGTGGTGATATCCAGTGCAGAAAAAGTGGATTTCGACGCGAGTCGTAAAGCCCAATTGATTGCCGAAGCCAAAGCCTTGAGGGCCATTTATTATTGGAATTTGGTGAGAGCCGTAGGGGATGTGCCCCTTTACGAGTCGCCGGATTTTACGCCTGAAGAGTTGGTTGCTCCAAGGGCTCCTGCCGATGAAGTGTATGCTCTGGTACTAAGCGATTTGGCAGAAGCTGCGGCTCAACTTCCATCGACCAGTGCCCCAGGTACTTTCAATTCGAATGTGGCCAATGCTTTATTGGCACGGATTTATTTGTACCGTGGAGACTACGCCAATGCATTGACGCGAGCGAAAAATGTCATCAATTCGGGGAATTATGCCTTGTTTGAAGATTTTGCCGATGCTTTCAGGCCGGAAACCAAAAACGGGAAAGAGCATGTGTTTCAGTTGCAACGTATTTTGGGCGAAACCACTTCAAGTACACCGAGCCTTATGAGTCCAAGGGAAATTGCAGCAAACCGAAATACGTATTGGTCGGCCAATGTGCCCGAAGGCAATTTTGCTCCTTCGGCGACTTTTGTGGCCGAAATGCCCAATTCGTACAGAAAGTCCATTACCGTGACCGACAGGTACCAGGATATTGATGGCGTTTCGGGAACAATATTCATGGACGACGTATACGGTGGAAACTTTCCCTATTACATCAATAAATTCGAGTATTACCGCGATCAGTTTGTGGCGACGAACTATAATTATTCGATCATTCGCTATGCGGATGTGTTGTTGATGGCCGCCGAGGCCCAAAACGAAGTAGATCCCAACAACGAGGATAAGTATACATGGATAAATGCGATTCGTAAAAGGGCAAGAACAGACGCCAATGGTGTAGAAAGCCCTTCTGATTTGCCTGATTTGGTTGGGTTGAGTCAGTCCGAATTTAGAAACGCAGTATTGGAAGAAAGGCGTTTCGAATTGGCTTTCGAGGGCTTGCGTGCCTGGGATTTGAAACGTAGGGGCATGTTTTTGGAAAAAGTGAGAGCACAAGGTGTCAATGTCGAAGATTATAAAGTGCTTTTCCCTATTCCTGAAATCCAGATCGAATTGAACCCCAATTTGGTTCAAAACCCCGGATACAATTGA